A part of Marinomonas rhizomae genomic DNA contains:
- a CDS encoding LysR family transcriptional regulator: MEIAIPNLRHLRVFLAVAELKSITRASENIFLSQPAITQAIAKLEGLLNASLFERHSDGMYPTPSGEVWQKRVGRAIDHIQTATQEIVKDTTQKERSPKNLIALISTTQLRALIAVSEAQNFSIASRNLAVSQSSVHRAARDLERLLGVVLFEKNSLGTSATKAAQTLAKATKLAFSELRQGIYEINALQFKDVSTITIGSMPLARMTILPKSILQFNERHPDVNINVTEGPYADLLHHLRQGDIDIILGALRHPTPADDVVQEELWAPPLSVVARKDHPLMNKQHISAQDLAEFAWVVPAKGTPTRQAFEDIFNDAGIALPTRLVESSSQILIRELLIESDRLTLISAHQVEREINIELLNVINFPLDHTRRPIGLCVRKSWLPTVTQSHFLSLLRDISERFR, translated from the coding sequence ATGGAGATAGCAATTCCCAACCTACGGCATTTGCGCGTATTTCTTGCAGTCGCAGAGCTAAAAAGCATCACCCGAGCTTCTGAAAATATCTTTTTATCTCAGCCTGCCATCACTCAAGCAATTGCCAAGTTAGAAGGGTTATTGAACGCATCGCTTTTTGAACGTCATTCAGATGGTATGTATCCCACCCCATCGGGTGAAGTGTGGCAAAAACGCGTCGGCCGAGCTATCGACCATATTCAAACCGCTACACAAGAAATCGTTAAAGACACGACTCAAAAAGAACGCTCGCCTAAAAATCTCATTGCCTTAATTAGCACGACTCAATTAAGAGCGTTAATTGCCGTGAGCGAAGCACAAAACTTCAGCATTGCCAGCCGAAACCTGGCCGTGTCACAATCTTCAGTTCATCGTGCCGCTCGCGATTTAGAGCGCTTACTCGGCGTTGTGTTATTTGAGAAAAACAGCCTTGGAACCAGCGCGACTAAGGCAGCGCAAACCTTGGCAAAAGCAACCAAATTGGCCTTTAGCGAATTACGCCAAGGCATTTATGAGATCAACGCCTTACAGTTTAAAGATGTCAGTACCATCACCATTGGCAGTATGCCATTGGCTCGTATGACTATTTTACCTAAATCGATTTTGCAGTTTAACGAACGTCACCCTGATGTGAACATCAATGTCACCGAAGGTCCCTACGCCGATTTGCTTCACCACTTACGCCAAGGTGACATCGATATTATCTTAGGTGCATTACGTCATCCAACACCAGCTGACGACGTCGTTCAAGAGGAGTTATGGGCACCGCCATTGTCAGTGGTGGCTCGTAAAGATCACCCATTAATGAACAAACAACATATCAGCGCACAAGATCTCGCTGAGTTTGCTTGGGTTGTTCCCGCCAAAGGCACACCCACTCGACAAGCCTTCGAAGACATTTTCAACGACGCCGGTATCGCACTACCTACACGCTTAGTTGAGTCCAGTTCGCAGATACTGATTCGTGAGTTATTAATCGAAAGTGATCGTCTAACATTAATCTCTGCACACCAAGTGGAGCGCGAAATTAATATTGAATTACTCAATGTCATCAACTTCCCACTGGATCACACTCGTCGCCCAATTGGGCTTTGTGTCCGAAAAAGCTGGCTTCCGACTGTCACACAATCTCATTTTCTTAGCTTGTTACGCGATATCTCAGAACGCTTTCGATGA
- a CDS encoding LysR family transcriptional regulator has protein sequence MPQSVQSLVNRLTFRQLQVFESVYELSSYSRAGDMLGLSQPAVSNQIRQLENALEQPLFEYVGRQLYSTATAKRLAKCIHAMFDEIQRFQDDLSEEAGLISGELNLVAVSTAQYVVPYLLRAYTSLHPNVTINVKVMNRAAAIKRLGENHDELAIMGMVPNDKPMFSIPFLNNELIAVAPQNHPLLALEDISLSAFLEHNLLLREAGSGSRLALELHCQKQRIRLQAEMEIGSNDAIKHAVIAGLGVAVLPKLGILSELTLGTLIEVPIKDFPLRRSWCLIHPQGRHPTPAMRSFIDYIQQNIGQFEAMFSRMKSR, from the coding sequence ATGCCTCAAAGCGTACAAAGTTTAGTCAACCGACTTACTTTTAGACAATTACAAGTATTTGAAAGCGTTTATGAATTGAGTAGCTACAGCCGAGCTGGTGATATGCTGGGGCTAAGCCAACCGGCCGTGAGCAATCAAATACGACAGCTGGAAAATGCATTAGAACAACCGCTGTTTGAATACGTTGGTCGCCAACTTTACAGCACTGCGACGGCCAAGCGATTAGCCAAATGCATTCACGCCATGTTTGATGAAATACAGCGCTTTCAGGACGATTTATCTGAGGAAGCTGGGCTGATATCTGGTGAGTTGAACTTAGTAGCTGTGAGTACAGCGCAGTACGTGGTGCCTTATTTGCTTCGGGCCTATACTAGCCTACATCCAAACGTCACCATAAATGTGAAAGTCATGAACCGCGCTGCAGCTATCAAGCGTCTTGGTGAGAATCATGATGAATTAGCCATAATGGGCATGGTACCCAATGATAAACCTATGTTTAGCATACCATTTTTGAACAATGAGCTTATCGCTGTCGCACCACAAAACCATCCTCTTCTCGCCCTAGAAGACATATCATTGAGCGCATTTTTAGAACACAATTTATTGCTTCGAGAAGCGGGTTCAGGCAGTCGATTAGCTCTTGAACTACATTGCCAAAAACAACGCATTCGCTTACAAGCAGAAATGGAAATTGGTTCTAACGACGCCATAAAACACGCGGTTATTGCAGGGCTTGGCGTCGCAGTACTACCTAAACTTGGTATTCTTTCTGAATTGACACTCGGAACCTTAATCGAAGTACCGATTAAAGATTTCCCCCTTCGCCGATCTTGGTGCTTGATCCACCCACAAGGACGCCACCCCACTCCTGCGATGCGATCTTTTATTGATTATATTCAACAAAATATCGGCCAGTTTGAAGCCATGTTCTCAAGAATGAAAAGTAGATAG
- a CDS encoding protocatechuate 4,5-dioxygenase subunit alpha codes for MGQLGHIPGNIMFDGPMATKGYPLNKMCYSFNNANGREAFLANEDEYCENFGLSAEQKLAVKKRDVIAMLEAGGSIYYLAKFAGILGLNVQDVGGLQTGMTTEEFKAFLVQQGER; via the coding sequence ATGGGGCAGTTAGGGCATATTCCGGGCAATATTATGTTTGATGGGCCGATGGCAACGAAGGGCTATCCCTTAAATAAAATGTGTTATTCCTTTAATAATGCAAATGGGCGAGAAGCATTCCTTGCGAATGAAGACGAGTATTGTGAAAACTTTGGACTTTCTGCAGAGCAAAAGCTGGCTGTAAAAAAACGTGATGTCATTGCCATGTTAGAAGCCGGTGGAAGTATTTATTATCTGGCCAAATTTGCTGGGATCTTGGGCTTAAATGTTCAAGATGTTGGTGGTTTGCAGACGGGGATGACAACAGAGGAATTTAAAGCCTTCTTAGTACAGCAGGGAGAAAGATAA
- a CDS encoding class III extradiol dioxygenase family protein, producing MAKILGGIATSHIPAIGVAMDQGLEQTPYWKDFFDAYPPVREWLYKQEPDIAVIFYNDHGLEFFHDRKPTFAIGAAALYENADEGWGIAEIPPVTGETELSWHIVNQLIEHEFDITVCQEMKVDHGLTVPLTLMWPGHKYGHIKVIPIAINCERHPMPKPSRCFDFGKAIGDAIRSYSGNQKVVVFGTGGLSHQLDGQRAGFINKPFDLYCMDKIVNEPEALTKFTNFDLVEQAGSQGVELNMWLAMRGALQGALTELHRSYHLPISNTGAGLQLLATTDAISKGSMLI from the coding sequence ATGGCGAAAATACTTGGCGGTATTGCCACATCACATATTCCTGCTATTGGTGTCGCGATGGACCAAGGTCTTGAGCAAACACCTTATTGGAAAGATTTTTTTGATGCCTACCCACCGGTGCGTGAATGGCTGTATAAGCAAGAGCCTGACATCGCCGTCATTTTTTATAATGATCACGGACTAGAGTTTTTTCATGATCGCAAACCGACTTTTGCTATTGGTGCTGCTGCTTTGTATGAAAATGCCGACGAAGGTTGGGGAATTGCTGAAATTCCACCAGTAACTGGGGAAACTGAGTTGTCTTGGCATATCGTTAATCAATTAATTGAGCACGAGTTTGATATAACCGTTTGCCAAGAAATGAAAGTGGACCATGGATTGACAGTACCTCTGACGCTCATGTGGCCTGGTCATAAATACGGTCATATTAAAGTGATTCCAATTGCGATCAACTGTGAACGTCATCCTATGCCAAAGCCCAGTCGATGTTTTGATTTTGGTAAGGCGATTGGTGACGCTATTCGTTCTTACTCTGGTAATCAGAAAGTTGTAGTGTTTGGAACCGGTGGTTTGTCTCATCAGCTAGATGGTCAGCGTGCTGGCTTCATTAATAAACCGTTCGATTTATATTGTATGGATAAAATAGTGAACGAACCGGAAGCGCTTACTAAATTCACTAATTTTGACTTGGTAGAACAAGCTGGCTCTCAAGGTGTTGAGCTGAATATGTGGTTAGCAATGCGTGGCGCATTACAGGGCGCGTTAACTGAGCTGCATCGTAGTTATCATTTGCCGATTTCAAACACAGGGGCTGGATTGCAATTGTTGGCTACAACAGATGCGATATCAAAAGGATCTATGCTGATATAA
- a CDS encoding shikimate dehydrogenase family protein — protein MLHLGLIGQAIAASRSPSLHMMLGELKQLPVDYQLQVPEDDTAESFNAKLTEIRALGFVGTNVTFPYKQIAIDSADEVNDAVKKVGASNTLLLKDGKVCAFNTDYTGFIRGYKGRVGDLPAGKVLMIGAGGVGRAIGFALFEVGATEVLVTDLSERSAQSLVDAINEAGYKARVVAKEDIAEAAAEVDGLVNCTPVGHLKSPGMPLAAELIQGQKWAFDAVYTPMDTEFLIEANKKGLQIVSGFDLFFYQGIDAFEIFTGQEVTDVKPVWDQFREKYDVVSSLI, from the coding sequence ATGTTACATTTAGGTCTAATTGGTCAGGCTATTGCCGCTTCTCGATCTCCTTCTTTACACATGATGTTGGGTGAACTAAAGCAGTTGCCAGTGGATTATCAGTTGCAAGTGCCAGAAGATGATACGGCGGAATCCTTTAACGCCAAGCTTACCGAAATACGTGCTTTAGGTTTCGTCGGCACTAACGTAACTTTTCCTTATAAACAAATCGCCATCGACAGCGCAGACGAAGTAAACGACGCGGTAAAGAAAGTCGGTGCGAGTAATACTTTGCTGCTAAAAGACGGCAAAGTATGTGCTTTTAATACCGATTACACTGGTTTTATTCGCGGTTATAAAGGTCGAGTCGGGGATTTACCAGCAGGTAAAGTGCTGATGATTGGTGCTGGTGGTGTGGGTCGAGCGATTGGATTTGCCTTGTTTGAAGTGGGGGCGACAGAAGTATTAGTCACCGATTTGAGCGAACGTAGTGCACAATCTTTGGTTGATGCTATTAATGAAGCTGGCTACAAGGCGCGTGTTGTTGCCAAAGAAGACATTGCTGAAGCGGCAGCTGAAGTTGATGGTTTGGTAAACTGCACACCTGTAGGTCATTTGAAAAGCCCTGGCATGCCATTGGCGGCAGAGTTGATTCAAGGGCAAAAATGGGCGTTTGATGCGGTTTACACCCCAATGGATACAGAGTTTTTGATAGAAGCTAATAAAAAAGGTCTGCAAATTGTGTCTGGCTTTGATTTGTTCTTTTATCAAGGAATCGATGCTTTCGAAATCTTCACTGGTCAGGAAGTAACGGATGTGAAACCTGTTTGGGATCAATTCCGTGAAAAATACGATGTAGTGAGCTCATTGATCTAG
- a CDS encoding acetyl-CoA carboxylase biotin carboxylase subunit, which produces MLKKVLIANRGEIAVRIIRACSEAGIRSVAIFTEPDRYALHAKRADESYSLGDDPLAGYLDPLRLVNLAIETGCDAIHPGYGFLSENAHFAELCEQKGVTFIGPHSSVIHKMGDKTQARDSMRAAGIPVTPGSEGNLANLDEALALAGKVGYPVMIKATSGGGGRGIRRCDTPEELTSQYPRVISEATKAFGSAEVFLEKCIVDPCHIEVQILADSQGDAIHLYERDCSIQRRNQKLIEIAPSPQLTPEQRQYICDLAVRAAKAVGYVNAGTVEFLLSGNEVYFMEMNTRVQVEHTITEQITGVDIVREQLRIAAGSPLSFRQEDISYRGYAMQFRINAEDPKNDFLPSFGRITHYYAPGGPGVRVDTAIYTGYDIPPYFDSMCLKLVVWALTWDEMVARGRRAIDDMRLHGIKTTANYYQQILKHPDFIKGEFNTGFVPAHPELLNYSVRRHPSDIALVLAAAIAAHVGR; this is translated from the coding sequence ATGTTAAAAAAAGTGTTGATCGCTAACCGAGGTGAAATTGCGGTTCGTATCATTCGCGCTTGCTCAGAGGCTGGGATTCGCTCTGTCGCGATATTTACGGAACCGGATCGATATGCATTGCATGCCAAGCGTGCAGACGAGTCTTACTCGTTGGGCGATGATCCACTTGCCGGTTATTTAGACCCTTTGCGTCTAGTGAACTTAGCCATAGAAACGGGTTGTGATGCGATCCACCCAGGTTATGGTTTTTTATCTGAAAATGCGCATTTTGCTGAATTGTGTGAGCAAAAAGGCGTTACCTTTATCGGCCCTCATTCGTCTGTTATTCATAAAATGGGTGATAAAACCCAAGCTCGTGACAGTATGCGTGCGGCAGGCATTCCGGTGACACCAGGCTCAGAAGGAAACCTGGCAAATCTCGACGAGGCATTAGCTTTAGCAGGGAAAGTGGGTTATCCAGTGATGATCAAGGCAACTTCTGGTGGTGGCGGTCGCGGTATTCGACGCTGTGATACCCCAGAAGAATTAACCTCTCAATACCCTCGTGTTATTTCCGAAGCGACCAAAGCGTTTGGTTCTGCAGAAGTGTTTTTAGAGAAATGCATTGTTGACCCTTGTCATATTGAAGTGCAAATTTTGGCGGATTCCCAAGGTGATGCGATTCATTTGTATGAACGTGATTGCTCGATTCAGCGTCGTAACCAAAAGCTCATAGAGATTGCACCAAGCCCACAACTCACTCCAGAACAACGCCAATACATTTGTGATCTCGCAGTGCGAGCAGCCAAAGCAGTAGGCTATGTCAACGCGGGTACAGTGGAGTTCTTATTGTCTGGTAATGAAGTGTATTTCATGGAAATGAATACGCGAGTTCAGGTTGAGCACACGATTACCGAACAAATTACAGGGGTTGATATTGTGCGTGAACAGCTTCGTATTGCGGCTGGTTCGCCGCTCAGCTTCCGCCAAGAAGACATAAGTTATCGTGGTTACGCGATGCAATTTCGAATTAATGCGGAAGATCCTAAAAACGATTTTCTGCCAAGCTTTGGGCGTATTACTCACTATTACGCACCGGGTGGTCCGGGTGTTCGTGTGGATACGGCGATTTACACAGGTTATGACATTCCACCTTACTTTGACTCCATGTGTTTGAAGTTGGTGGTATGGGCGCTGACCTGGGATGAGATGGTGGCGCGCGGTCGTCGGGCTATTGACGATATGCGTTTGCATGGCATTAAAACCACGGCCAATTATTATCAGCAAATTCTAAAACATCCAGATTTTATTAAGGGCGAGTTCAACACGGGATTCGTTCCAGCGCACCCTGAATTATTAAATTATTCCGTTAGACGCCATCCAAGTGACATCGCTTTGGTGTTGGCAGCCGCTATTGCAGCGCATGTTGGTCGATAA
- the oadA gene encoding sodium-extruding oxaloacetate decarboxylase subunit alpha — protein sequence MSQVKQKIEVTDVTLRDAHQSLIATRMRTEDMLPICEKLDQVGFWSLEVWGGATFDACVRFLKEDPWERLRQLRAALPNTRLQMLLRGQNLLGYRHYADDVVEAFVQKAADNGIDVFRVFDALNDLRNIETAMKAVKKAGKHAQGTICYTTSPVHTPALFVEQAKAMQAMGADSIAIKDMAGLLTPYATYDLVKAIKEAVDLPLVVHSHSTSGLAPLCQLKAIEAGADRIDTAISSFASGTSHPATETQVAALKDTDYDTGLDLALLSEIADYFRDVRKKYHQFESEFTREDVSVQVNQVPGGMMSNLANQLKEQNALDKIREVFDEIPRVRADLGYPPLVTPTSQIVGTQAVYNVLAGQRYKTITNEVKRYLLGGYGQPPAAVNPEVQKKAVGNEAVNDARPADSLSPELYKLRNEIGELAKSEEDVLTFAMFPELGREFLQQRADGTLVPEVLLPPEQAGQGAAAGGLATEFKIDVHGEVYNVEITGVGDFGVGKRKLYLSLDGMPEEVVFESLNEYVAEGGAGRSRATEPGHVSAAMPGNIIDVLVKEGDTVKAGQAVLVTEAMKMETEVHANVAGTVKGVFVKKGDRVTPGEMLIEIA from the coding sequence ATGAGTCAAGTTAAACAAAAAATAGAAGTGACAGATGTTACCTTGCGTGATGCACACCAATCGCTGATTGCCACTCGTATGCGTACGGAGGACATGTTGCCGATTTGTGAGAAACTCGATCAAGTGGGCTTTTGGTCTTTAGAAGTGTGGGGCGGCGCGACTTTTGATGCCTGCGTACGCTTTTTGAAAGAAGACCCTTGGGAGCGTTTGCGTCAGCTTCGTGCGGCTTTGCCAAACACCCGTTTACAAATGTTATTGCGTGGCCAAAATCTACTGGGTTATCGCCATTATGCTGACGATGTTGTGGAAGCTTTTGTGCAAAAAGCCGCAGACAATGGTATCGATGTTTTCCGTGTGTTTGATGCGCTCAATGATCTGCGCAATATTGAAACAGCCATGAAAGCGGTGAAAAAAGCCGGTAAACATGCGCAAGGTACGATTTGTTATACGACCAGCCCAGTGCATACGCCAGCCTTGTTTGTCGAGCAAGCTAAAGCCATGCAAGCCATGGGGGCTGATTCTATTGCTATTAAGGACATGGCGGGTTTGTTAACGCCTTACGCTACGTATGACTTGGTAAAAGCGATCAAAGAAGCGGTTGATTTGCCTTTGGTGGTTCACAGTCATTCGACGTCAGGATTGGCACCCTTGTGTCAGCTTAAAGCCATCGAAGCGGGAGCGGACCGTATTGATACGGCGATTTCATCTTTTGCCAGTGGTACCAGCCACCCAGCGACTGAGACTCAAGTGGCGGCTTTAAAAGACACCGATTACGATACGGGTTTAGACTTGGCCTTGTTGTCAGAGATTGCCGATTACTTCCGTGATGTTCGTAAAAAGTACCATCAATTTGAAAGTGAATTTACTCGCGAAGATGTGTCTGTTCAGGTTAACCAAGTGCCGGGTGGCATGATGTCTAATTTGGCGAATCAGCTGAAAGAGCAAAATGCCTTAGATAAGATTCGAGAGGTATTTGATGAAATTCCTCGTGTGCGTGCCGACCTTGGTTATCCGCCCCTGGTAACGCCAACCTCGCAAATCGTGGGGACTCAAGCGGTTTATAACGTATTGGCAGGTCAGCGTTATAAAACTATTACCAATGAAGTAAAACGCTATTTGTTAGGTGGTTACGGTCAGCCGCCAGCAGCGGTAAACCCAGAAGTGCAAAAGAAAGCCGTAGGCAATGAAGCGGTTAACGACGCTCGCCCAGCGGATTCCTTGTCGCCGGAGCTATATAAGTTGCGCAATGAGATCGGTGAGTTAGCGAAATCAGAAGAAGATGTACTGACTTTTGCTATGTTTCCTGAACTAGGTCGTGAATTCTTACAGCAACGAGCTGACGGGACATTGGTTCCAGAAGTTTTGCTACCGCCAGAGCAAGCGGGTCAAGGCGCGGCGGCGGGTGGATTGGCAACCGAGTTCAAGATTGATGTGCATGGTGAGGTTTACAACGTGGAAATCACCGGCGTAGGCGATTTTGGTGTTGGTAAGCGCAAGTTGTATTTGTCTTTGGATGGCATGCCAGAAGAAGTGGTATTCGAATCTCTGAATGAATACGTTGCTGAAGGTGGCGCAGGTCGTTCTCGTGCCACAGAGCCTGGTCACGTCAGTGCGGCTATGCCGGGCAATATCATCGATGTCTTGGTAAAAGAAGGCGATACCGTTAAAGCGGGTCAAGCTGTGCTTGTTACAGAAGCGATGAAGATGGAAACCGAAGTACACGCTAATGTGGCGGGTACGGTAAAAGGGGTTTTTGTTAAAAAAGGCGACCGAGTCACACCGGGTGAAATGCTGATTGAGATTGCATAA
- a CDS encoding Gfo/Idh/MocA family oxidoreductase: MRICIAGASGAFGMKHMDAIAAIEGAEVVSVVGTKIDAIKAFAEERGVPHYTTDLAESLARDDVDAVILATPTQMHAAQTIQCLEAGKHVMSEIPMADNIEDARKVVEVQKKTGLVAMAGHTRRFNPSHQWIHNKIMAGELNVQQMDVQTYFFRRSNKNALGKARSWTDHLLWHHACHTVDLFQYQTGETASKVQALQGPIHPELGIAMDMSIGMKVPNGAICTLSLSFNNDGPFGTFFRYICDNGTYIARYDDLFDGSENKIDLSGVAVSNNGIELQDREFIAAIQEGRAPNSCVTQAIEAMETLHRLEECLEA, from the coding sequence ATGAGAATTTGTATCGCAGGCGCATCTGGCGCTTTCGGCATGAAACACATGGACGCCATTGCGGCGATCGAAGGTGCAGAAGTCGTTTCTGTCGTTGGCACTAAAATCGATGCGATTAAAGCCTTTGCTGAAGAGCGCGGCGTTCCTCACTACACGACAGATTTAGCAGAAAGCCTAGCCCGTGACGACGTTGACGCTGTCATCCTAGCAACACCAACTCAAATGCATGCGGCGCAGACTATTCAGTGCCTTGAAGCCGGCAAACATGTTATGTCTGAAATCCCAATGGCAGACAACATCGAAGACGCTCGCAAAGTGGTTGAAGTGCAGAAGAAAACTGGTCTAGTAGCGATGGCTGGTCACACTCGCCGTTTTAACCCTTCCCACCAGTGGATCCACAATAAAATCATGGCGGGTGAATTAAACGTTCAACAAATGGACGTGCAAACTTACTTTTTCCGTCGCTCGAACAAAAATGCTCTTGGCAAAGCCCGTTCTTGGACCGACCATCTACTTTGGCACCATGCTTGCCACACAGTGGATTTGTTCCAATACCAAACAGGTGAAACAGCCAGCAAAGTACAAGCACTACAAGGCCCAATCCATCCTGAACTTGGCATTGCCATGGACATGAGCATTGGTATGAAAGTACCTAACGGCGCAATCTGCACCTTGTCTTTGTCTTTCAATAACGACGGTCCATTCGGCACCTTCTTCCGTTACATTTGTGACAATGGTACTTATATCGCACGTTACGACGACCTATTTGATGGCAGCGAAAACAAGATTGACCTATCTGGCGTTGCGGTTTCAAACAACGGCATCGAGCTACAAGATCGCGAGTTCATTGCAGCGATCCAAGAAGGTCGTGCACCAAACTCTTGTGTTACGCAGGCTATCGAAGCGATGGAAACCCTGCACCGCCTTGAAGAATGCCTAGAAGCCTAG
- a CDS encoding aldo/keto reductase, with protein sequence MSKHPHLANPKIGLGCMNLSHAYGSPVEEEQAIKALHQAFEMGYRHFDTATLYGGGKNELLVGKALKDRRDELFLASKCGMAMVDGKKEINGRPENIRKQCEDSLKRLQTDHIDLYYLHRRDFNVPIEESAGALGELVKEGKIGAIGLSEVSAETLTRAHSEYPISALQSEYSLWTRNPEIAVLEACKKLDITFVAFSPVARGFLTGTLKDIADLEAKDIRNNMPRFNAEHYPNNLALLNDYFALAKDIGCTPAQLALAWLTAKDDNIVPIPGTRSVNHMRDNFEAAQLKLDAKQVSLLDEMINQHNVHGTRYTAAQQAEIDTEEF encoded by the coding sequence ATGTCAAAACACCCTCACTTAGCCAATCCAAAGATAGGCTTAGGCTGCATGAATTTGTCCCATGCTTATGGCTCACCGGTTGAAGAAGAACAAGCCATTAAAGCCTTACATCAGGCTTTTGAAATGGGTTATCGCCATTTTGACACCGCGACTTTATATGGCGGCGGCAAAAATGAGCTTTTGGTTGGCAAAGCACTAAAAGATCGCCGCGATGAATTATTCCTCGCCAGCAAATGCGGCATGGCAATGGTCGATGGTAAAAAAGAGATTAATGGCCGACCAGAAAACATCCGCAAGCAATGCGAAGACAGCCTAAAGCGCCTGCAAACAGATCACATCGATTTGTATTATTTGCATCGCCGTGACTTCAATGTGCCAATAGAAGAAAGCGCTGGCGCACTGGGTGAGCTAGTAAAAGAAGGCAAAATTGGCGCCATCGGTTTATCCGAAGTGTCCGCTGAAACGTTAACCCGTGCCCATAGCGAATACCCGATTAGCGCCCTTCAGTCCGAATACTCTTTGTGGACACGCAATCCAGAAATCGCCGTACTAGAAGCTTGTAAGAAACTAGACATTACTTTTGTCGCTTTCAGCCCAGTCGCACGCGGATTTTTAACCGGTACTCTGAAAGACATCGCGGATTTAGAAGCCAAAGACATTCGTAATAACATGCCGCGCTTTAATGCCGAGCATTACCCGAATAATCTTGCCTTGTTGAACGATTATTTTGCCCTAGCGAAAGACATCGGCTGCACACCAGCACAACTTGCTCTGGCTTGGCTAACAGCAAAAGACGATAATATTGTCCCTATTCCGGGCACTCGTTCGGTTAATCATATGAGAGACAATTTTGAAGCGGCGCAATTAAAGCTGGATGCCAAACAAGTGAGCTTGTTAGACGAGATGATCAATCAACATAACGTCCATGGCACACGCTATACCGCTGCCCAACAAGCTGAAATTGATACTGAAGAGTTTTAA